One Phocoena sinus isolate mPhoSin1 chromosome 14, mPhoSin1.pri, whole genome shotgun sequence genomic region harbors:
- the ZADH2 gene encoding prostaglandin reductase 3 isoform X2, whose protein sequence is MAPGSFAEYTVVPASTAIPVPAVKPEYLTLLVSGTTAYISLKELGELSEGRKVLVTAAAGGTGQFAVQLAKKAKCHVIGTCSSDEKSAFLKSLGCDRPINYNGEHVGAVLKQEYPRGVDVVYESVGGAMFDLAVDALATKGRLIVIGFVSGYQTPTGLSPVKAVTLPAKLLKKSASIQGFFLNHYLSKYRAAMDHLLKMYESGELVCKVDLGGLSAEGRFTGLESVFRAVDYMYMRKNTGKIVVELPHSVHSKL, encoded by the coding sequence ATGGCACCTGGCTCTTTTGCCGAGTACACAGTGGTGCCTGCCAGCACGGCCATTCCCGTGCCAGCCGTGAAACCCGAGTATCTCACCCTCCTGGTGAGTGGTACCACGGCCTACATCAGCCTGAAAGAGCTCGGAGAGCTATCAGAAGGGAGGAAAGTTCTGGTGACCGCAGCAGCTGGGGGGACCGGCCAGTTTGCCGTCCAGCTTGCAAAGAAGGCCAAGTGCCATGTAATTGGAACTTGCTCTTCTGATGAAAAGTCTGCCTTTCTGAAATCTCTTGGCTGTGATCGTCCCATCAACTATAACGGCGAGCACGTGGGCGCTGTCCTGAAGCAGGAGTACCCGCGAGGTGTGGACGTGGTGTATGAATCCGTCGGGGGAGCCATGTTTGACTTGGCTGTGGACGCCTTGGCTACCAAAGGGCGCTTGATAGTGATTGGGTTTGTCTCTGGCTACCAGACTCCTACTGGCCTGTCCCCTGTGAAAGCAGTAACACTACCAGCCAAACTGCTGAAGAAATCCGCCAGCATCCAGGGCTTCTTCTTGAACCATTACCTTTCTAAGTATCGAGCCGCCATGGACCACTTGCTTAAGATGTATGAGAGTGGAGAGCTGGTTTGTAAGGTCGACCTTGGAGGTCTGTCTGCAGAGGGCAGGTTTACCGGCCTGGAGTCTGTCTTCCGGGCCGTCGATTATATGTACATGagaaaaaacactggaaaaatTGTTGTTGAATTACCTCACTCTGTCCACAGTAAGCTGTAA